In one window of Lycium ferocissimum isolate CSIRO_LF1 unplaced genomic scaffold, AGI_CSIRO_Lferr_CH_V1 ctg1011, whole genome shotgun sequence DNA:
- the LOC132041409 gene encoding protein FAR1-RELATED SEQUENCE 9-like, with translation MACKTMTLTEFVHHYEQRAAEMRDIEAMEDFKCRGIPKLAIEDCGILKHAATLYTRTIFTRFQLELLQKISKKVIINVEMNGTSHTYTILKGESGHFETVQFNSMDNSISCSCLMFESLGWLCCHVLKVLFLKLNFSYIPAQHIMKRWTKTAKQGNEFEEYNKKKTPASSMAIRLNRLMKESFAVMTLAENDVESEEITRKYLHQARVETTKVQTELYVKGTHNNCPKSSTSAGPSSGIHDQVWIQLRKRGNEMDRED, from the coding sequence ATGGCTTGCAAGACCATGACTTTAACTGAATTTGTTCATCATTATGAGCAACGGGCAGCTGAAATGCGTGACATTGAAGCAATGGAGGATTTTAAATGTCGAGGAATACCTAAGCTTGCGATAGAAGATTGTGGCATACTAAAACACGCTGCCACTCTATACACAAGAACCATCTTTACAAGATTTCAACTTGAACTTTTGCAGAAAATATCTAAAAAAGTGATTATcaatgttgaaatgaatggcACTAGTCACACATATACAATTCTCAAAGGAGAAAGTGGTCACTTTGAAACtgttcaattcaattctatgGACAATTCCATAAGTTGTAGTTGTCTTATGTTTGAATCTTTGGGTTGGCTATGTTGCCATGTACTGAAAGTTTTGTTCCTTAAATTGAACTTTTCTTATATTCCTGCACAACACATCATGAAAAGATGGACAAAGACTGCTAAACAAGGAAATGAATTTGAGGAGtacaataaaaagaaaacaccAGCTTCATCTATGGCCATTCGCTTAAATAGGTTGATGAAAGAATCATTTGCTGTAATGACTTTAGCTGAAAATGATGTCGAGTCTGAAGAAATTACTAGAAAATATTTGCATCAAGCGAGGGTTGAGACTACTAAAGTACAAACTGAATTATATGTTAAAGGTACTCATAACAATTGTCCCAAATCTTCTACATCTGCTGGCCCTTCTTCAGGAATTCATGATCAAGTTTGGATCCAATTAAGAAAAAGGGGAAACGAAATGGATAGGGAAGATTGA